A single Methanocaldococcus bathoardescens DNA region contains:
- a CDS encoding class III signal peptide domain-containing protein, archaeosortase D/PIP-CTERM system-associated — MKKIFSNKGQLSLEFALLLAGIVATATIVGFYYLKTTKSASASAKESNLESNLAINNKAMNQIDKVKEVTTNG; from the coding sequence ATGAAAAAAATATTTTCGAATAAAGGGCAATTGTCATTAGAATTTGCCCTTTTATTAGCTGGAATTGTTGCTACAGCTACAATTGTTGGATTTTATTACTTAAAAACTACAAAAAGTGCATCAGCATCTGCCAAGGAATCAAATTTAGAATCAAATTTAGCAATAAACAATAAAGCTATGAATCAAATAGACAAAGTAAAAGAGGTTACCACAAATGGATGA